In Candidatus Nanosynbacter lyticus, one genomic interval encodes:
- the tgt gene encoding tRNA guanosine(34) transglycosylase Tgt, with protein MQQKPFSFEITSRFNDTLARTGIIHTPHGDIKTPAFIVVGTKANVKAMIPEMVADVGAQAVLANAYHLYLQPGHKLIEKAGYLGKFMNWSGPTFTDSGGFQVLSLGSGFKKVLAMSTDVDEEIAIAKKSSRHAWVDENGVVFKSHLDGSYHKFTPELSMQIQAGIGADITFAFDELTSLIDPYEYQVEALARTHAWAERSLAEVKRLRAAHPDKPYQALFGVLQGANYEDLRKQTAEFLGAMDFDGYGIGGALEKETMAQTIQWVNQILPENKPRHLLGISEPDDIFAAIEQGIDTFDCVSPTRVARNGAAYTPFGRVNVRGQKYRELFEPIMEDCDCYTCRHYTAAYLCHLLHARESLAGTLLSIHNERFIVKLVDDIRESLENGMFYEFRDSFLAKYYSKK; from the coding sequence ATGCAACAAAAACCTTTTTCTTTTGAAATAACTTCACGATTTAATGACACTCTGGCGCGTACCGGAATTATTCACACGCCGCATGGAGATATTAAAACACCGGCGTTTATTGTTGTTGGAACTAAGGCTAATGTTAAGGCGATGATTCCGGAGATGGTGGCAGATGTCGGTGCGCAGGCGGTACTAGCGAACGCCTATCATCTATATTTGCAGCCAGGACACAAGCTGATTGAAAAGGCTGGCTATTTGGGCAAGTTTATGAATTGGTCAGGGCCGACATTCACTGATAGCGGCGGTTTCCAGGTGCTGAGTTTGGGCTCGGGCTTTAAGAAGGTTTTGGCGATGAGTACGGATGTTGATGAGGAAATCGCCATCGCTAAAAAATCGTCGCGCCACGCTTGGGTGGATGAAAATGGCGTGGTGTTCAAATCACACCTCGACGGCTCGTACCATAAATTTACTCCAGAATTATCCATGCAGATTCAGGCGGGCATTGGTGCGGATATTACTTTCGCATTTGATGAGCTGACCTCGCTGATTGATCCGTATGAGTATCAAGTGGAAGCCTTGGCGCGAACGCACGCTTGGGCGGAGCGGAGTTTGGCGGAAGTTAAACGTCTGCGTGCAGCCCATCCCGACAAGCCGTATCAAGCGCTATTTGGCGTGCTGCAGGGTGCGAATTATGAAGATTTACGCAAGCAAACAGCTGAGTTTCTAGGTGCGATGGATTTTGATGGCTACGGCATCGGCGGTGCGCTAGAAAAGGAAACCATGGCGCAGACAATTCAGTGGGTCAATCAAATCTTGCCCGAAAACAAGCCGCGGCATTTGCTCGGTATTTCTGAGCCAGACGACATTTTTGCGGCGATTGAACAGGGGATTGATACCTTTGACTGCGTCAGTCCAACGCGTGTGGCTAGAAACGGTGCCGCCTACACGCCGTTTGGTCGGGTCAATGTTCGCGGCCAAAAATACCGCGAACTGTTTGAACCGATTATGGAAGATTGTGACTGCTATACTTGCCGCCATTACACTGCCGCTTACCTCTGTCATCTTTTGCATGCGCGCGAATCATTGGCTGGCACGTTGCTATCAATCCATAACGAACGATTTATCGTCAAATTGGTTGATGACATTCGCGAAAGTCTGGAAAATGGCATGTTCTATGAGTTCCGTGATTCATTTTTGGCGAAGTATTATAGTAAGAAATAA
- a CDS encoding alpha-amylase family glycosyl hydrolase produces the protein MSKKTLVELDPWLAPHEGVISAREAYVSSTIMKVLSGKSPAKFALGFHHFGLHQTAAGWTFREWAPNATHVVMVGEFSDWQEREEFTLQPDAHGEWSVDLPKDALHHSQKYKLRVYWPGGDGWRLPSYATYVIQDDDSVDFSAVVWRPDEPYQWQYDIPPAPRVPLIYEAHVGMSSEEEKVASFNEFTANILPRIKQAGYNTIQLMAIAEHPYYGSFGYHVSNFFAVSSRFGTPDDFKRLVDAAHGLGLRVIIDIVHAHAAKNEVEGLGNFAGDPTQYFKAHDHPAWDSRLFDYGKPEVLHFLASNCRWWLDEYHVDGFRFDGVTSMLYHDHGLGKSFTSYDDYFGDDVDKDALVYLRLANDVIHAVRPDATTIAEEMSGLPGLAALTEYGGLGFDYRLQMGTPDLWIKTLKEKRDEDWDLGGLAHTLSSHRPEEKVITYAESHDQALVGDKTLIFRLIDKAMYWNMDKADPNLTVERGIALHKLIRLLTTGLHGGGYLNFMGNEFGHPEWIDFPREGNNWSFKHARRQWNLRDNGFLKYQWLGEFDAALMKIIRQIDDPNIHHLTVRQSDHMVSFMHGDFFFVINFSPNKSHSDYEAPAEAGSYKLALSSDDKNFGGQERIDHNSRFFTSPADNNHNLKVYLPARTGIILQKVD, from the coding sequence ATGAGCAAGAAAACCCTGGTTGAGCTTGACCCGTGGTTGGCGCCGCACGAGGGTGTCATCAGCGCCCGTGAGGCGTATGTTTCGTCGACAATAATGAAGGTTCTGAGCGGTAAATCGCCGGCGAAGTTTGCCTTAGGATTTCATCATTTTGGCTTACATCAGACGGCGGCGGGCTGGACATTTCGTGAGTGGGCACCGAATGCTACGCACGTAGTGATGGTTGGCGAGTTTTCTGACTGGCAAGAACGCGAGGAGTTTACTCTGCAACCAGACGCACACGGTGAGTGGAGTGTTGATTTGCCAAAAGACGCACTGCACCACAGCCAGAAATATAAACTACGAGTCTATTGGCCAGGTGGCGACGGTTGGCGTTTGCCATCATACGCCACCTACGTTATTCAAGATGATGACTCGGTGGATTTTTCGGCCGTCGTGTGGCGGCCTGATGAGCCATACCAGTGGCAGTATGATATTCCACCTGCTCCGCGCGTGCCGCTAATTTACGAGGCGCATGTTGGCATGAGTAGCGAGGAGGAAAAGGTTGCCAGTTTCAATGAATTTACCGCCAATATCCTGCCACGCATCAAACAAGCCGGCTATAATACCATCCAGCTGATGGCCATCGCCGAGCACCCGTACTACGGCAGTTTTGGCTACCATGTCAGCAACTTTTTCGCCGTGTCGTCGCGCTTTGGCACGCCCGATGATTTCAAGCGGTTGGTTGACGCGGCGCACGGTTTGGGGCTACGCGTCATCATTGACATTGTTCATGCTCATGCCGCCAAAAATGAAGTCGAAGGCCTCGGCAATTTCGCGGGTGATCCAACGCAATATTTCAAGGCTCACGACCATCCAGCCTGGGACTCGCGGTTGTTTGACTATGGCAAGCCGGAAGTACTGCACTTTTTGGCCAGCAATTGCCGCTGGTGGCTGGACGAGTACCATGTTGACGGCTTTCGATTTGACGGTGTAACCAGTATGCTATATCATGACCACGGTTTGGGCAAAAGTTTCACCAGCTATGATGATTATTTTGGTGATGATGTTGATAAGGACGCATTGGTCTACCTGAGACTGGCAAATGATGTCATTCACGCTGTTCGCCCCGATGCCACGACCATTGCCGAGGAAATGAGCGGGCTGCCAGGCTTGGCGGCACTGACTGAATATGGCGGCCTGGGCTTTGATTATCGGTTACAGATGGGCACGCCTGATCTTTGGATCAAGACATTGAAAGAAAAGCGCGACGAAGATTGGGACTTAGGTGGATTGGCTCACACACTGAGTTCGCACCGCCCAGAGGAAAAAGTCATCACTTATGCCGAGAGTCACGACCAAGCCTTGGTCGGCGACAAGACGCTGATTTTTCGTCTGATCGACAAAGCCATGTACTGGAATATGGATAAAGCCGATCCCAATTTAACCGTGGAGCGCGGCATAGCCCTACATAAACTGATTCGACTACTGACCACTGGGCTACACGGCGGCGGTTACCTTAACTTTATGGGCAATGAATTTGGGCATCCTGAGTGGATTGATTTTCCGCGCGAGGGCAATAATTGGTCGTTTAAGCACGCTCGTCGGCAATGGAATTTACGCGACAACGGCTTCTTAAAATATCAATGGCTGGGCGAATTTGACGCGGCGCTGATGAAGATTATTAGGCAAATTGATGATCCTAATATTCACCATTTGACGGTTCGCCAATCTGATCATATGGTCAGTTTTATGCACGGCGACTTTTTCTTTGTTATTAATTTTTCCCCAAATAAATCCCACTCAGATTACGAAGCACCCGCAGAAGCTGGCTCTTATAAATTGGCATTAAGTAGCGACGACAAGAACTTCGGCGGACAGGAGCGAATAGATCATAATTCCCGTTTTTTCACTTCCCCAGCTGATAACAATCACAATCTTAAAGTTTACTTGCCAGCCAGAACGGGCATTATTTTACAGAAAGTTGACTAA
- a CDS encoding threonine/serine ThrE exporter family protein — protein sequence MKKKVPKIIEQSLARVANFYSFEPVHDLEKIDDSLTPNMRALRMTMTIAEQLLSMGVVARDVVRMSQGITQTYCQKRVHIDISYTLVTVSQDRGVNHEPLTMARVIVPDDPNYQLIQALQILALDIRHKQLPLEEAEERLKQILKKPNKHSGLVVYAAGGLVSAGSVTLYGGSLLMAALAFLLGFLATGLLRWLGHIGAPLFYSQAIVAIFVTLIAAGTAWCSNYLGLSINTTLLVISGIVLLVAGLMFVGAFQDAIDEYYMTANARLLKVVMATGGVIAGVMVGLYIATKFGITFPATPDRLTLADNHTQYLGAGIIAAAFVLRNHSRFLGMVISGLIAIFGWWISRLAMSFGFDIVTASGIAAAAIGLVAVLTSRLWKFPSLAIIAAGIVPLVPGLSLYNGLMGVVLYPPNSANFLPALAILARAILIGVAVAIGASFGNVVGRPIRRQFINLFRRGTQA from the coding sequence GTGAAGAAAAAAGTACCAAAAATTATTGAACAATCACTAGCCAGAGTGGCTAATTTTTATAGCTTTGAGCCAGTGCATGATTTGGAAAAAATTGACGACAGTTTAACGCCGAACATGCGAGCCCTGCGCATGACCATGACTATTGCTGAGCAACTCCTGAGTATGGGAGTGGTGGCGCGCGATGTGGTGCGTATGTCGCAAGGAATCACTCAGACCTATTGCCAGAAGCGCGTTCACATAGACATTAGTTATACATTGGTGACGGTTTCTCAAGATCGTGGCGTTAATCACGAGCCGCTGACGATGGCGCGGGTCATTGTACCAGACGACCCTAATTACCAATTAATCCAAGCCTTGCAGATACTCGCTCTTGATATTCGTCATAAACAACTTCCCTTGGAAGAAGCTGAAGAACGACTGAAGCAAATACTTAAAAAACCAAATAAGCACTCCGGGCTAGTCGTTTACGCAGCGGGAGGTCTGGTTAGCGCCGGTTCAGTTACTTTATATGGCGGCAGTCTACTAATGGCGGCCTTGGCGTTTTTACTGGGATTTTTAGCGACTGGTTTATTGCGATGGCTGGGGCATATTGGCGCACCATTATTTTACTCACAGGCTATTGTGGCTATTTTCGTGACACTGATAGCGGCGGGTACAGCTTGGTGTAGTAATTATTTAGGACTAAGTATCAATACGACACTATTAGTCATTAGCGGCATTGTCTTATTAGTCGCGGGACTAATGTTTGTCGGCGCATTCCAGGATGCAATCGATGAATATTATATGACCGCTAACGCCAGATTATTAAAAGTCGTAATGGCAACAGGTGGTGTAATTGCTGGCGTGATGGTCGGATTATACATTGCGACAAAATTTGGCATTACTTTCCCAGCAACACCAGATCGATTAACATTAGCCGACAACCACACACAATATTTGGGCGCTGGAATTATTGCAGCAGCGTTCGTTCTGAGGAATCATTCTCGATTTTTGGGAATGGTTATATCTGGATTAATTGCAATTTTTGGCTGGTGGATTTCAAGATTAGCTATGAGCTTTGGTTTTGATATCGTAACAGCGAGCGGCATCGCTGCGGCGGCAATTGGGCTGGTCGCAGTCCTGACTTCCAGATTATGGAAATTCCCTTCCCTGGCGATTATTGCGGCGGGAATCGTACCACTAGTCCCAGGCTTGTCACTTTACAACGGATTAATGGGCGTCGTTCTATATCCGCCAAACAGCGCAAACTTCCTACCAGCCTTGGCTATCTTAGCGCGAGCAATCCTCATCGGCGTAGCGGTGGCAATTGGCGCATCATTCGGAAACGTCGTCGGCCGCCCAATTCGCCGACAATTCATTAATTTATTCCGTCGTGGCACTCAAGCATAA
- a CDS encoding HD domain-containing protein: MKEDLSQFIGLSDSRLFHMRGVAYKSYELARNVFKMEEDKARSLFTMGLMHDFAYAFVENQTEHEHEGGRILELSGFNWAEAVFNHGDPDADNWTDELLILNLADMTTSPDGKPITIGQRLEDIENRYGTDSIQATKARKLNKRIKEELAKRNLIIPNL; encoded by the coding sequence ATGAAAGAAGATTTATCGCAATTTATCGGACTATCTGACTCTAGACTATTTCATATGCGCGGCGTTGCTTATAAGTCATATGAACTAGCTCGCAACGTTTTTAAAATGGAAGAGGACAAGGCACGTAGTTTATTTACAATGGGACTGATGCATGATTTTGCTTATGCCTTCGTCGAGAATCAGACCGAGCATGAACATGAAGGCGGCAGAATATTGGAATTATCTGGTTTCAATTGGGCTGAGGCTGTGTTTAATCACGGAGATCCTGACGCGGACAATTGGACAGACGAATTGCTGATCTTAAACTTGGCAGACATGACAACTAGTCCAGACGGCAAGCCGATAACCATAGGTCAACGACTGGAAGATATTGAAAACAGATATGGCACAGATAGCATTCAGGCGACAAAAGCGCGCAAATTAAACAAACGAATCAAAGAAGAGCTCGCTAAACGAAACCTAATAATCCCAAACTTATAA
- the fusA gene encoding elongation factor G, with protein sequence MAETNVPLKNFRNIGIIAHIDAGKTTTTEGILYRTGLTHKIGVVKGDGDGATTDWMAQEKERGITITSAAVTCFWKGHKINIIDTPGHIDFTAEVERSLRVLDGAVTVFDGKMGVEAQSETVWRQANKYGVPRICFINKINQTGGDFWKSLESIHNRLSKQAFPIHIPIGFEKTINGVVDLIDMKAYTYTDFSDHELVQGEIPADMLEKCQNARSLLVENAVEADDELMMKFLDQGEEAITIDELKSALRKRVLAGDFFLVTGGDGRGVIVEKVLDLMVDYLPSPLDVDEIWGKNPKTGDEVSRKPDDKEPMSALAFKIATDPFVGKLIFIRVYSGVLNSGSYVLNTTTGDKERIGRIVRMHADKREDIDKISAGDIAAVVGLKNTGTGNTLTDPAHPIALESIEFPEPPVSIAVEPKSKADQEKMALALQRLAEEDPTFRIHTDEETGQTIMSGMGELHLDILIDRMKREFKVEANIGEPQVAFRESIKGKAEVQGKHAKQSGGRGQYGDVWVRFEPNEAGKGFEFVDEIKGGVVPQEYRPAVMKGIKETLEGGVIAGYPVVDVKATLYDGSYHDVDSSELAFSLAGSLAAREGIKQATPILLEPVMKVEVTTPEEFMGDIIGDLNSRRGRIDAMEDLMGGAKLIKAFVPLANMFGYTSDIRSMSQGRAASTMELAQYEEVPPNVAQEIIEKRNK encoded by the coding sequence ATGGCAGAGACGAATGTTCCGCTGAAAAATTTTAGAAATATCGGTATTATCGCCCATATTGACGCCGGTAAAACGACGACAACTGAGGGTATTTTGTATCGCACTGGTTTGACCCACAAAATCGGTGTGGTGAAGGGTGACGGCGACGGTGCCACCACCGACTGGATGGCGCAGGAAAAAGAGCGCGGTATTACTATTACTTCAGCAGCCGTGACCTGTTTCTGGAAGGGTCACAAGATCAACATTATCGACACCCCAGGACACATCGACTTTACCGCTGAGGTGGAGCGTTCACTGCGCGTCCTCGACGGTGCTGTGACGGTGTTTGACGGTAAGATGGGTGTTGAGGCTCAGTCTGAGACTGTCTGGCGCCAGGCCAACAAATACGGCGTGCCACGCATCTGCTTTATCAACAAGATTAACCAGACTGGTGGTGATTTCTGGAAATCTCTGGAGTCAATTCACAACCGTTTGAGTAAGCAAGCTTTCCCAATTCACATCCCGATTGGTTTCGAAAAGACTATCAACGGCGTGGTTGACCTGATTGACATGAAGGCTTACACCTACACTGACTTTTCTGACCACGAATTGGTACAGGGCGAAATCCCAGCTGATATGCTGGAAAAGTGTCAGAACGCCCGCAGCTTGTTGGTGGAGAACGCCGTTGAAGCTGACGATGAGTTAATGATGAAGTTCCTCGACCAGGGTGAAGAAGCGATTACGATTGATGAGCTGAAGTCTGCCTTGCGCAAGCGCGTGTTGGCTGGTGATTTCTTCTTGGTCACTGGTGGCGATGGCCGCGGTGTCATCGTCGAGAAGGTGCTTGACCTCATGGTTGACTACTTGCCAAGCCCACTGGACGTCGACGAGATTTGGGGTAAAAATCCAAAGACTGGCGACGAAGTGAGCCGCAAACCAGATGACAAGGAGCCGATGAGTGCTTTGGCCTTTAAGATTGCTACTGACCCATTTGTTGGTAAGCTGATTTTTATCCGCGTCTACTCAGGTGTCTTGAACTCAGGCAGCTACGTCCTGAACACCACCACTGGCGATAAGGAGCGTATTGGTCGTATCGTTCGAATGCACGCTGACAAGCGCGAAGACATTGACAAGATCTCTGCTGGCGACATCGCTGCGGTGGTTGGTTTGAAGAATACTGGTACCGGTAACACCTTGACTGATCCAGCGCACCCAATCGCCCTGGAAAGTATCGAGTTCCCAGAACCGCCAGTATCTATCGCCGTTGAGCCAAAGTCAAAGGCTGACCAGGAGAAGATGGCGCTCGCCTTGCAGCGTTTGGCTGAGGAAGACCCAACCTTCCGCATCCACACTGACGAAGAGACCGGCCAGACCATCATGTCAGGAATGGGTGAGTTGCATCTGGACATCTTGATCGACCGCATGAAGCGCGAGTTCAAGGTTGAAGCTAACATTGGTGAGCCGCAGGTAGCCTTCCGTGAGTCAATCAAGGGCAAGGCTGAAGTCCAAGGTAAGCACGCCAAGCAGTCTGGTGGTCGCGGTCAATACGGTGACGTCTGGGTACGCTTTGAGCCGAATGAGGCTGGCAAAGGTTTTGAGTTTGTTGACGAGATTAAAGGTGGTGTGGTTCCTCAGGAATATCGCCCAGCTGTCATGAAGGGTATCAAGGAAACTCTGGAGGGCGGTGTTATCGCTGGCTATCCAGTGGTTGACGTTAAGGCGACGCTGTACGATGGCTCGTACCACGATGTCGACTCCTCAGAACTAGCCTTCTCATTGGCGGGTAGTTTGGCAGCCCGCGAAGGTATCAAGCAAGCAACCCCAATCTTGCTTGAGCCAGTCATGAAGGTTGAAGTCACCACCCCAGAAGAGTTTATGGGCGACATCATCGGTGACCTGAACTCACGTCGTGGTCGCATTGATGCTATGGAGGATTTGATGGGCGGCGCCAAGCTGATCAAGGCATTTGTGCCATTGGCAAATATGTTTGGTTATACCTCAGACATCCGTTCGATGTCGCAGGGCCGCGCAGCCAGCACTATGGAACTCGCGCAGTACGAGGAAGTTCCACCAAACGTTGCGCAAGAGATTATCGAAAAGCGAAATAAATAA
- a CDS encoding S1 family peptidase: MNQKSIKKLRILAIVLGVIFLISIIIGVVVLNNNRSSGVSSSAKKKIQDLLSEENSQHYRKVVSKYGFSLQYDKETFVGEGHVLRKESNSKEYRADLYSEDELNESRAYAILKLIYRQNPEKDKKDGNFSLTKIMPELSITTSRKKNYFDRSTMPDEYKDTKKYSDLDLLLQGDINSRKKKDPNMKYHTGDVTISGLQFKKLVVDYGSTYDGKWQKTGESTIYMTVQNGRPYWISIFALSKNAYMQPYIDQLESLVGAVTFHQPDESYLVSANDGSGHLADSGISLAKVENFSKDKNTTNTLNSLDEKSIIKVVARNQISTVRVGTIRCADMIYTAQNGATMRLNGLCTGGIGSGSIVSDDGYIATNGHVTEVANQSMIRGLRSREQWDTYCHFMINAGYITRQALVDLIKKSQGGDQSATAAIQGLIDNVPIDNIRSENDRYDYIIQTSNDPIVHDRSNPEISRWKKTPTNVSAKKIDAEVNLRQARMDLNSDKTDVAILKIDGRFPAVDLGDSNGLSQGDQVTAIGYPAVVDNGTQTKQAKTVPTVTQGSVSGMRRDAGGHKLFSMTAQIAAGNSGGPAFDKDGKQIGLNTYGGAACANSDKKNNSCFGSGVFRDIADLKSMAKKNNVKLSSEGELTKLWKDGLEDFSQGKYSKAKDKFEKLDKKYSGNYLVTKMIDVASNTPDDYVEPKKSDKEPGGVADAGANKKSETDKTDNDTVMVVVVVVIASTGALFLIVSIIAIIVSVSSRRKFNAYPQYVVGQYPQQLPYQQQVYQQGPVSPQQYPSQQSPMPSQQYPPQGYYQQSPGQYPPAPIQASGNYPPTGSISEVDESKNPPAQS, from the coding sequence ATGAATCAAAAATCAATTAAGAAATTAAGAATCTTAGCAATTGTCCTAGGTGTAATCTTTTTAATCTCAATCATTATTGGGGTGGTTGTTCTTAATAATAATCGTTCGTCCGGCGTTAGTAGCTCAGCAAAGAAGAAGATTCAGGACTTACTTTCTGAGGAAAACTCTCAGCATTATCGTAAGGTTGTCTCTAAGTACGGATTTTCGTTGCAATATGATAAGGAGACGTTTGTTGGTGAAGGCCACGTTCTTCGCAAAGAATCTAACAGTAAGGAATATCGTGCCGACTTATACAGTGAAGATGAACTAAATGAAAGCCGCGCTTACGCAATTCTTAAATTGATATATCGGCAGAACCCAGAGAAAGATAAGAAAGATGGCAACTTTTCACTTACGAAAATTATGCCAGAGCTTTCGATTACAACTTCGCGCAAGAAGAACTATTTTGACCGCTCGACGATGCCCGATGAGTATAAGGATACTAAGAAATATTCCGACTTAGACCTGCTGCTTCAGGGCGATATCAATAGCCGTAAGAAAAAAGACCCAAATATGAAATATCACACTGGCGATGTGACAATTTCTGGTCTGCAGTTTAAGAAACTGGTCGTGGATTATGGAAGTACCTATGACGGTAAGTGGCAGAAAACTGGTGAGAGCACAATATATATGACTGTCCAGAATGGTAGACCTTACTGGATATCGATATTTGCGCTGAGCAAGAATGCATATATGCAGCCGTACATTGATCAGCTGGAATCGTTAGTGGGAGCTGTTACTTTCCATCAACCAGACGAGAGTTATCTGGTTAGCGCTAATGACGGAAGTGGTCATCTGGCTGATTCGGGAATAAGCCTAGCTAAGGTAGAGAATTTCTCGAAGGATAAGAATACCACAAATACCCTAAATTCTTTAGATGAGAAATCTATTATTAAAGTGGTAGCTAGGAACCAAATCTCTACAGTTCGTGTCGGGACAATTCGTTGCGCTGATATGATATACACAGCTCAAAATGGTGCTACTATGCGATTAAATGGTCTGTGTACTGGAGGGATTGGTAGCGGCTCAATTGTTTCGGATGATGGCTATATTGCTACAAACGGCCATGTGACAGAAGTCGCCAACCAGAGTATGATCAGGGGGCTGCGGTCAAGAGAGCAGTGGGACACTTATTGTCATTTCATGATAAATGCTGGCTATATAACCAGACAAGCCCTAGTTGATCTAATAAAAAAATCACAGGGCGGTGATCAGTCTGCAACGGCAGCTATCCAAGGTCTTATTGATAACGTGCCGATTGATAATATTCGGTCAGAAAATGATCGATATGATTATATTATTCAGACCTCAAATGACCCGATTGTTCATGATAGAAGTAATCCGGAAATTTCGAGATGGAAGAAGACCCCGACCAATGTTAGCGCTAAGAAGATTGATGCAGAAGTCAATTTGCGACAGGCTAGGATGGATTTAAATAGCGACAAAACCGATGTGGCAATTTTAAAGATTGACGGTAGATTCCCGGCAGTTGACTTAGGTGATAGTAATGGTTTGTCTCAGGGTGATCAGGTAACGGCAATTGGCTATCCAGCAGTTGTTGATAATGGCACACAAACAAAGCAAGCTAAGACTGTGCCAACAGTAACTCAGGGTAGTGTCAGTGGCATGAGAAGAGACGCTGGTGGTCACAAATTATTCTCGATGACGGCACAAATTGCCGCTGGAAATAGTGGCGGTCCGGCTTTTGATAAAGATGGTAAGCAAATAGGGCTGAATACTTATGGTGGTGCAGCCTGTGCAAACAGTGATAAAAAGAATAATTCATGTTTTGGAAGTGGCGTTTTCCGTGATATTGCCGACCTGAAAAGCATGGCTAAGAAAAATAATGTTAAGCTTTCGTCTGAAGGCGAATTAACTAAACTATGGAAAGATGGTTTAGAGGATTTCTCTCAGGGTAAATATTCTAAGGCGAAAGATAAGTTTGAGAAGCTTGATAAAAAATACTCCGGCAATTATCTAGTCACAAAGATGATTGATGTAGCTTCTAATACACCAGATGATTATGTAGAACCTAAAAAGTCTGACAAAGAGCCTGGTGGCGTAGCAGATGCTGGGGCGAATAAAAAGTCCGAGACAGATAAGACGGACAATGACACTGTGATGGTTGTAGTAGTTGTGGTAATTGCCTCTACGGGAGCATTATTCTTGATAGTGTCAATTATTGCCATTATCGTTTCCGTCAGTAGTCGTCGAAAATTTAATGCCTACCCGCAGTATGTAGTCGGCCAGTATCCGCAGCAGTTGCCGTATCAGCAACAGGTCTATCAGCAAGGTCCTGTGTCCCCACAGCAATATCCATCACAGCAGAGTCCTATGCCTTCACAACAATATCCGCCGCAGGGTTATTATCAACAATCGCCAGGCCAGTACCCACCGGCGCCTATTCAGGCTTCAGGCAATTATCCGCCTACTGGGTCGATTTCAGAGGTTGATGAATCTAAAAATCCGCCGGCTCAAAGCTAG
- a CDS encoding YajQ family cyclic di-GMP-binding protein: protein MASFSFDIVSEIDKAEMNNVFMQAEKEIQGRYDFKGTSAGIDWLDDKKGLKLTGDNEWQVDAVLDIVRKKLAARGQSSKSLDLTKEKVTSNLKTTWEIPFKQGLDQAMAKRIAADIRTNAPKAKPQIQGDLVRVTSASKDELQKVISLVRENDYDTPLQFVNYR from the coding sequence ATGGCAAGTTTTTCATTTGATATTGTGTCAGAAATTGACAAAGCTGAGATGAACAACGTATTCATGCAGGCGGAAAAAGAAATCCAAGGGCGGTACGATTTTAAGGGGACGAGTGCTGGAATTGACTGGCTGGATGATAAAAAAGGCTTGAAGCTCACTGGTGATAATGAGTGGCAGGTTGACGCGGTACTGGATATTGTGCGTAAGAAATTGGCGGCTCGTGGTCAGTCAAGCAAATCTCTAGACCTCACTAAGGAAAAAGTTACTTCAAATCTGAAGACTACTTGGGAGATACCGTTTAAGCAGGGTCTTGATCAAGCGATGGCAAAGCGGATTGCTGCAGATATTCGCACCAACGCTCCAAAGGCCAAACCGCAAATCCAGGGCGACCTCGTCCGCGTTACCTCTGCTTCAAAAGATGAATTACAAAAAGTCATTAGTTTAGTGCGTGAAAATGATTATGACACGCCGCTGCAATTTGTGAATTATAGGTAA
- the rpsG gene encoding 30S ribosomal protein S7 has translation MPRKVTKKLQRQLQPDRRYQSVLVQRLINKSMLDGKKLAAERAVYTALETAAKKLDSEDPLAVFEKALKNVSPNFEVKSRRVGGANYQIPFPVQGHRQLHYAFSWLVQSARARSGMPYSQRLALEIVDAYNESGAAFKKKEDTHKMAEANRAFAHFARG, from the coding sequence ATGCCTCGTAAAGTTACCAAAAAACTACAACGCCAATTGCAACCTGACCGCCGCTACCAAAGCGTGTTGGTGCAGCGTTTGATCAACAAGTCAATGTTGGACGGCAAGAAATTGGCGGCCGAGCGCGCTGTTTACACCGCACTGGAAACGGCTGCTAAGAAATTGGATTCAGAAGATCCACTGGCAGTGTTTGAGAAAGCATTGAAAAACGTCAGTCCAAACTTTGAAGTGAAGAGCCGCCGTGTTGGTGGTGCTAACTACCAGATTCCGTTCCCAGTTCAGGGACACCGTCAGTTGCACTACGCGTTTAGCTGGCTGGTGCAATCAGCCCGTGCTCGCAGCGGTATGCCATACTCACAGCGTTTGGCACTGGAAATCGTTGACGCTTACAACGAATCTGGTGCTGCCTTCAAGAAGAAGGAAGACACTCACAAGATGGCTGAAGCTAACCGTGCCTTTGCGCACTTTGCTCGCGGCTAA